A single region of the Gracilibacillus caseinilyticus genome encodes:
- a CDS encoding phosphate/phosphite/phosphonate ABC transporter substrate-binding protein, with amino-acid sequence MLKKLWLLLVMALLAVMLIACGESEEGNTDGSTENEAEASETENESSASEEESNKAIDELSISFVPSREPDEITTATEPLKELLKEEMANLGYDIGNVEISVGTSYEAVGEALSAGTTDIGFIPGGTYVLYDDGAEVLLTSTRAGLTNDSDNAKDWNDNKPTEASDEQVTYYRALMIAGPSEKGQELAEKVNSGEELTFEDIDSASWAVMSTSSPAGYIYPALWLKDNFDKTITDLSNKVKVDSYGSAFARLAQKDIDVMVTYADARRDNADTWQSDFNREGTIWDETNVIGVTSGIYNDTISVSKNSEIMDEDLKTAIQQAFLNIAETEEGKEVISIYNHEGYQKASDADYDKEREAQEMVQSLN; translated from the coding sequence ATGTTGAAAAAATTATGGTTGTTATTAGTTATGGCACTATTAGCAGTAATGTTAATTGCTTGTGGAGAATCGGAAGAAGGAAATACAGATGGTTCAACAGAAAACGAAGCAGAAGCAAGTGAAACAGAGAATGAATCTTCGGCATCAGAAGAAGAAAGCAATAAAGCCATTGATGAATTGTCTATCAGCTTTGTACCTTCACGTGAACCGGACGAAATTACAACAGCTACAGAGCCGTTAAAAGAATTGCTAAAAGAAGAAATGGCAAACTTAGGCTATGATATTGGAAATGTTGAGATATCAGTTGGGACAAGCTATGAAGCAGTTGGAGAGGCATTATCTGCAGGCACTACTGATATTGGATTTATCCCTGGTGGTACATATGTCCTTTATGATGATGGTGCAGAGGTACTTCTGACTTCTACACGTGCTGGTTTAACCAATGATTCTGACAATGCGAAGGACTGGAATGATAATAAACCAACAGAAGCAAGTGATGAACAGGTTACCTATTATCGTGCATTAATGATTGCAGGTCCGTCGGAGAAAGGTCAGGAATTAGCAGAGAAGGTAAACAGTGGTGAAGAATTAACCTTTGAAGATATTGACAGTGCATCATGGGCGGTGATGTCTACTTCTTCTCCTGCAGGATATATTTATCCAGCACTATGGCTGAAGGATAATTTTGATAAAACGATTACTGATTTATCGAACAAAGTAAAGGTGGATTCATATGGTAGTGCCTTTGCTCGTTTAGCTCAAAAAGACATTGATGTGATGGTAACCTATGCAGATGCTCGCCGTGATAATGCAGATACATGGCAATCAGATTTTAATCGTGAAGGTACCATCTGGGATGAAACGAATGTCATCGGTGTTACTTCTGGTATTTATAACGACACGATCAGTGTAAGCAAAAACTCTGAGATTATGGATGAGGACTTAAAAACAGCAATCCAGCAAGCCTTTCTAAATATTGCTGAAACAGAAGAAGGTAAAGAAGTTATCTCTATATATAACCACGAGGGTTACCAAAAAGCTTCTGATGCTGATTATGATAAAGAACGGGAAGCGCAGGAAATGGTGCAGTCTTTAAATTAA
- a CDS encoding Ig domain protein group 2 domain protein, with protein MLKKLSHLLIAVFCLLFVYSPVVDAEGPSDPAPEIDAVGPANGMSVLFDNTHGQTAGAADWVIDGAFSDFADAIASEGYDVKELRKAGRFDLSDLVNYDVFVIPEANIPFSSQEQEAMVDYVDQGGSIFFIADHYNADRNKNRWDSSEVFNGYRRGAWSDPSLGMSQEEENSFYMQNVTSSDWLSENFGMRIRYNALGNVESDMIVSPSQSFDITSNVGTMTMHAGSTVAITDPAKAKGIVYIEDTNAAWSHAVDQGVYNGGGTAEGPYVAIGKHSLGKIAVIGDSSPVEDITPKYKREETGGTKTTYDGFYDQDNHILLVNLINWLATQENYTSFNQLSNFNLDQATSLLSMENPVSSTEPQSEPWDMPDPGYKWWDRSTFEEGSYGYTENDEPTDPGDPIDGATENFDSGNKAAYAEGTVSLESGSWTFDNALLGKLSTDKKNGAQSARIRSNGSITMNFDVSGAESISLSHANFNNDSGATWSLEKSTNGGSSWTHVAGPYSSSSSLAVSALQVNETNTVRFRIVVSGASGERINMDDFTITNE; from the coding sequence ATGCTAAAAAAATTGTCTCATTTGTTGATTGCTGTTTTTTGTTTGCTCTTTGTGTATTCACCGGTAGTCGATGCGGAAGGTCCATCTGATCCTGCTCCGGAGATTGATGCAGTTGGGCCAGCCAATGGAATGTCTGTCTTGTTTGATAATACGCATGGACAAACAGCAGGTGCTGCTGATTGGGTAATTGATGGTGCTTTCTCAGATTTTGCTGATGCAATTGCTTCTGAAGGGTATGATGTTAAGGAATTGCGAAAAGCGGGAAGATTTGACCTATCTGATTTAGTTAATTACGATGTTTTTGTTATTCCTGAAGCCAATATTCCATTTTCCAGTCAGGAACAAGAAGCAATGGTAGATTACGTCGATCAAGGTGGAAGTATATTTTTTATAGCAGATCATTATAATGCAGACCGAAACAAAAATAGATGGGATTCCTCTGAAGTATTTAACGGATACCGACGTGGTGCCTGGTCTGATCCTTCATTGGGGATGAGTCAGGAAGAAGAGAATTCCTTTTACATGCAAAATGTAACTAGTTCTGACTGGCTCAGTGAGAACTTCGGCATGCGGATCCGATATAATGCACTGGGCAACGTGGAATCCGATATGATAGTGTCTCCTTCTCAGTCATTTGATATTACTAGTAATGTTGGCACAATGACGATGCATGCCGGTTCTACTGTGGCCATTACCGATCCTGCCAAAGCGAAAGGGATTGTCTATATAGAAGATACCAATGCAGCCTGGTCCCATGCAGTTGATCAAGGTGTCTATAATGGTGGTGGGACAGCAGAAGGACCATATGTAGCAATTGGAAAGCATAGTTTAGGAAAAATAGCCGTAATTGGTGATTCGTCACCGGTCGAAGATATCACGCCAAAATATAAGCGCGAAGAAACTGGTGGGACGAAAACAACTTATGATGGATTTTATGATCAGGATAACCATATCTTACTCGTCAATCTAATTAATTGGTTAGCAACTCAGGAAAATTATACATCTTTCAACCAATTATCTAATTTTAATCTTGACCAAGCCACAAGCTTGTTAAGTATGGAAAATCCCGTTTCTTCCACAGAACCACAGTCAGAGCCATGGGATATGCCAGATCCGGGATATAAGTGGTGGGATCGCTCTACCTTTGAAGAAGGTTCCTATGGATATACGGAAAACGATGAACCGACGGACCCGGGAGATCCAATTGATGGTGCAACAGAAAACTTTGATTCTGGTAATAAGGCTGCTTATGCAGAGGGAACTGTTTCGTTGGAATCTGGATCATGGACTTTTGATAATGCTTTGTTAGGGAAATTATCAACGGATAAGAAAAACGGCGCACAGTCAGCCCGTATACGATCCAATGGTTCCATCACGATGAACTTCGATGTAAGTGGTGCAGAAAGCATCAGCTTATCACATGCTAATTTTAACAATGATAGTGGAGCAACATGGTCATTAGAGAAATCGACTAATGGTGGCTCGTCTTGGACACATGTAGCGGGTCCTTACAGTAGTAGCAGCTCTTTAGCTGTGTCAGCGCTACAAGTAAATGAGACAAACACGGTACGCTTTCGAATTGTAGTCAGTGGAGCAAGTGGAGAACGTATCAATATGGATGATTTCACGATAACTAATGAATGA
- a CDS encoding ring-cleaving dioxygenase encodes MNGVKGMHHVTAITSSAEENYKFFTYVLGMRLVKKTVNQDDIQTYHLFFADDQGSPGTDMTFFDFPGIPKGTHGTNEIYRTAFRVPSDEALDYWVKRFDRLEVEHDGIQEQFGKKILSFVDFDDQQYQLISDQNNEGVASGMPWQEGPIPLEYAITGLGPISVRIQDYKYFRQVMEKVLLFKEIAKDGSFHLFEVGEGGNGAQVIVEENKELPLARQGYGTVHHAAFRIDDLETLHEWDQHYRRFGFQTSGYVDRFFFKSLYTRVAPQILFELATDGPGFMGDEPYETLGEKLSLPPFLEGKRNEIESMVRHIDTVRSSKDIRKEYE; translated from the coding sequence ATGAATGGCGTAAAAGGCATGCATCACGTAACAGCTATCACGAGCAGTGCGGAAGAAAATTATAAATTCTTCACCTATGTATTAGGCATGCGTCTAGTGAAAAAAACCGTTAATCAAGATGATATTCAAACGTATCACTTATTTTTTGCAGACGATCAGGGCAGTCCTGGAACCGATATGACGTTTTTCGATTTCCCTGGAATTCCAAAAGGGACACATGGTACTAATGAAATTTATCGTACAGCCTTTCGAGTGCCATCAGATGAAGCGCTCGACTATTGGGTGAAACGATTTGATCGTTTAGAAGTGGAGCACGATGGGATTCAGGAACAATTCGGCAAAAAAATACTATCGTTTGTCGATTTTGACGATCAGCAATATCAATTAATTTCTGATCAGAATAATGAAGGAGTTGCTTCTGGAATGCCATGGCAGGAGGGTCCTATACCATTGGAATATGCAATCACGGGATTAGGGCCAATTTCCGTCCGAATCCAGGATTATAAATATTTTCGCCAAGTGATGGAGAAGGTGCTATTGTTTAAGGAAATCGCCAAAGATGGCAGCTTCCATTTGTTCGAAGTTGGTGAAGGTGGAAACGGTGCCCAAGTAATAGTGGAAGAGAATAAGGAATTACCTTTGGCAAGACAGGGCTATGGCACAGTGCATCATGCTGCATTTCGTATCGACGATCTTGAAACATTACACGAATGGGATCAGCATTACCGTCGTTTCGGTTTCCAGACATCCGGATATGTCGACCGATTTTTCTTTAAATCGTTATATACCAGAGTTGCGCCGCAAATTTTATTTGAATTGGCAACAGACGGACCGGGCTTCATGGGAGATGAACCTTACGAAACCCTAGGTGAAAAGCTTTCGTTACCACCGTTTCTCGAGGGAAAAAGGAATGAAATTGAAAGTATGGTTCGGCATATTGATACGGTGAGAAGCAGTAAGGATATTCGAAAAGAATATGAATAA
- the nadE gene encoding ammonia-dependent NAD(+) synthetase, with translation MHTLQEQIIKTLKVQPTIEPQAEFRRSVDFVKAYLEKHSFLRSAVLGISGGQDSTLAGYICQTAINELNEENKDAKYEFIAVRLPYGEQADEEDCKDAIAFIQPSRVVRVNIKDAVDASEKAVEQAIGDISEFVKGNTKARERMKVQYDIAAAMSGVVVGTDHAAEAITGFFTKYGDGAADILPLYRLNKRQGKAILKMLGCPEHLYQKIPTADLETDKPQLPDEEALGVTYDAIDDYLEGKEVAEQDAKTIENWYLKTRHKREEPITVFDDWWK, from the coding sequence ATGCATACATTACAAGAACAAATTATTAAAACACTAAAAGTACAGCCGACCATTGAACCACAGGCAGAATTTCGCCGCAGTGTCGATTTTGTTAAAGCATATTTAGAAAAGCATTCATTTTTAAGAAGTGCTGTATTAGGTATTTCTGGTGGTCAGGATTCAACGCTTGCGGGTTATATTTGTCAGACAGCTATTAACGAATTAAATGAAGAAAACAAGGACGCAAAATATGAATTTATTGCTGTAAGACTGCCATACGGTGAACAAGCCGATGAAGAAGATTGTAAAGATGCGATAGCATTCATTCAGCCAAGTAGAGTAGTACGTGTGAACATTAAAGATGCTGTCGACGCGAGTGAAAAAGCAGTAGAACAAGCGATTGGCGATATTAGCGAGTTTGTGAAAGGAAATACGAAAGCACGTGAACGTATGAAAGTGCAGTATGATATTGCAGCTGCAATGAGTGGAGTTGTGGTTGGAACCGATCATGCCGCAGAAGCAATCACAGGATTTTTTACTAAATATGGAGATGGAGCGGCAGATATTTTGCCTCTTTACCGCTTAAACAAAAGACAAGGAAAAGCTATTCTGAAGATGTTAGGCTGTCCAGAGCATTTATATCAAAAAATACCAACAGCAGACTTAGAAACAGACAAACCACAATTGCCGGACGAAGAAGCACTTGGTGTTACGTATGATGCGATTGACGATTATCTAGAAGGAAAAGAAGTAGCAGAACAGGATGCGAAGACGATTGAAAATTGGTATTTGAAAACCCGTCATAAACGGGAAGAACCAATCACTGTTTTCGATGATTGGTGGAAGTAA
- a CDS encoding nicotinate phosphoribosyltransferase: MTYEDDSLMLHTDLYQVNMAETYWRDGKAGQKAVFELYFRKLPFDNGYAVFAGLDRVLDFIENFGFTESDLTYLKEIGGYEDDFLDYLRNLTFTGTIRSMKEGEVVFANEPLMRIEAPLAEAQLIETPLLNIVNYQTLIATKAARIKYVVGDSTVMEFGTRRAHEMDAAIWGTRAAYIGGFSATSNVRAGKLFGIPIAGTHAHAMVQAYRDDYIAFKKYASTHKDCVFLVDTYDTLRSGVPNAIKVAKEFGDKINFKGIRLDSGDMAYLSKKARKMLDDAGFTEAEIIASNDLDEYTILNLQAQGAVIDIYGIGTKLITAYDQAALGGVYKLVAIEEDGNMIDTIKISANPEKVTTPGSKRVYRIINNETGYSEGDYIALEQEDPQSEERLKMFHPVHTYISKFVTNFTAVNLHEDVVVDGDIKYGSPSLEAIQNYTTQNMNLLWEEYKRTMKPEEYPVDLSEACWENKMKLIRDIKRKVKEKVE; the protein is encoded by the coding sequence ATGACTTATGAAGACGATAGTTTAATGCTCCATACGGATCTGTATCAAGTCAATATGGCAGAAACCTATTGGCGTGACGGCAAGGCTGGACAGAAGGCAGTATTTGAGTTGTATTTTCGCAAGCTTCCTTTTGACAATGGTTATGCTGTATTCGCAGGTTTAGATCGTGTATTGGACTTTATCGAAAATTTTGGCTTTACAGAAAGTGATTTAACGTATCTGAAGGAAATTGGCGGATATGAAGACGATTTTCTCGATTATTTACGCAACTTGACATTTACTGGCACGATTAGATCCATGAAAGAAGGCGAAGTTGTATTTGCAAATGAGCCATTAATGCGAATTGAGGCACCATTAGCAGAAGCACAATTAATTGAAACGCCCCTACTTAATATTGTGAACTATCAAACATTAATCGCGACGAAGGCAGCACGGATTAAGTATGTTGTCGGTGATAGTACGGTAATGGAATTTGGTACGAGAAGGGCACATGAAATGGATGCGGCTATCTGGGGAACTAGAGCAGCCTACATTGGTGGTTTTTCTGCGACTAGTAATGTGCGTGCAGGTAAGCTGTTCGGGATTCCAATTGCTGGTACACACGCCCATGCGATGGTGCAGGCTTATCGGGATGACTATATTGCGTTCAAGAAATATGCCAGTACCCATAAGGATTGCGTCTTTCTGGTAGATACGTATGATACCTTACGTTCAGGTGTGCCGAATGCGATTAAGGTTGCCAAAGAATTCGGTGACAAAATCAATTTTAAAGGGATTCGCCTTGATAGTGGAGACATGGCATATTTATCAAAGAAAGCGCGCAAAATGTTAGATGATGCTGGGTTTACCGAAGCAGAGATTATCGCTTCCAATGACCTGGATGAATATACGATTCTTAACTTGCAAGCACAGGGAGCAGTTATTGATATTTATGGAATTGGCACCAAGCTGATTACCGCCTATGATCAGGCAGCATTAGGTGGTGTTTATAAGCTGGTGGCGATTGAAGAAGATGGTAACATGATTGATACGATTAAGATTTCGGCCAATCCAGAGAAGGTCACCACGCCAGGCAGTAAGCGTGTGTATCGAATTATCAATAATGAAACAGGCTATTCGGAAGGCGATTATATTGCACTGGAACAGGAGGATCCACAATCTGAAGAACGTTTGAAAATGTTCCATCCGGTGCATACATATATTAGTAAGTTTGTGACTAATTTCACGGCAGTTAATTTGCATGAGGATGTTGTAGTAGATGGTGATATTAAATATGGAAGTCCATCATTAGAGGCTATTCAAAACTATACAACGCAAAACATGAACCTGCTCTGGGAAGAATACAAACGAACGATGAAGCCAGAGGAATATCCTGTGGATTTAAGTGAAGCCTGCTGGGAAAATAAAATGAAATTAATTCGTGATATTAAGCGGAAGGTTAAAGAAAAGGTTGAATAA
- a CDS encoding cysteine hydrolase family protein — MKKALINIDYTNDFVAEDGALTCGAPGQAIEDQISLITEEFVKDDTFVVFAVDLHDKADSYHPEAKLFPPHNLKGSKGRELFGSLKTVYQKYENEKHVYYMDKTRYSAFTGTDLEIKLIERGIQEVHLVGVCTDICVLHTAVDAYNKGFQIVVYKDAVASFNQAGHEWALGHFEQTLGAKVIEFGGRQS, encoded by the coding sequence TTGAAAAAAGCGTTAATCAATATTGACTATACCAATGATTTCGTTGCAGAAGACGGTGCATTAACTTGTGGTGCACCGGGTCAAGCGATTGAGGATCAGATTTCTCTTATTACCGAGGAGTTTGTGAAGGATGACACATTCGTTGTATTTGCAGTGGATTTGCATGATAAAGCAGATTCTTATCATCCGGAAGCAAAGCTTTTTCCTCCCCATAATCTAAAAGGGAGTAAGGGTCGGGAGTTATTTGGAAGTCTCAAGACTGTATATCAGAAGTATGAAAATGAGAAACATGTATATTATATGGATAAAACGAGGTATTCTGCTTTTACAGGAACCGATTTAGAGATTAAACTAATAGAAAGAGGAATACAAGAGGTGCACCTTGTCGGAGTATGCACAGATATCTGTGTCCTGCACACAGCAGTTGATGCTTATAACAAAGGATTTCAGATTGTTGTTTATAAAGATGCCGTCGCATCATTTAATCAGGCAGGGCATGAATGGGCACTTGGACATTTTGAGCAAACATTAGGTGCAAAGGTGATAGAATTTGGAGGAAGACAATCATGA
- a CDS encoding TIGR01777 family oxidoreductase, with the protein MAKKIVLAGGTGFIGNYFRDKFVQLGYQVIMIARKAPAIPWNKHQAIVDAVEGSEMVINLAGKSVNCRYHEQNKQEILHSRTGTTKLLGDAVKACEKPPALWINASTATIYRHAEDRPMTEADGEIGKGFSVDVATKWEKSFFQYKLTNTRQVALRIAIVLGANGGVMTPYKNLVKFGLGGVQGNGKQMFSFIHVEDLFQIVLFMRDHPELEGIFNCSAPHPVKNEHLMRVLRHRLNRSFGLPAPAPLLELGALFLRTETELILKSRWVLPERLLQAGYAFRYPTIEATIQDVV; encoded by the coding sequence ATGGCAAAAAAGATAGTGCTTGCAGGAGGAACAGGATTTATTGGCAATTATTTTCGAGATAAATTTGTGCAACTTGGTTATCAGGTGATTATGATCGCAAGGAAAGCTCCTGCTATCCCCTGGAACAAGCATCAAGCAATAGTCGATGCAGTAGAAGGTTCGGAAATGGTCATTAACCTAGCTGGTAAATCAGTCAATTGCCGTTATCACGAACAGAATAAGCAGGAAATCCTTCATTCACGTACTGGTACGACTAAATTATTAGGAGATGCAGTAAAAGCATGCGAAAAACCGCCAGCATTATGGATTAATGCCAGTACAGCCACTATCTATCGGCATGCAGAGGATCGTCCAATGACAGAAGCTGACGGTGAAATCGGAAAAGGCTTTTCAGTCGATGTCGCCACGAAATGGGAAAAATCCTTTTTTCAATATAAATTAACAAATACAAGACAAGTAGCCTTAAGAATTGCCATTGTCTTAGGAGCTAATGGAGGAGTCATGACTCCCTATAAGAATTTGGTCAAATTTGGTCTTGGTGGGGTACAAGGTAATGGGAAGCAGATGTTCAGCTTTATCCATGTAGAAGATTTATTCCAAATTGTGTTATTTATGAGGGATCATCCAGAGTTGGAGGGTATATTCAATTGCTCCGCTCCTCATCCGGTTAAAAATGAACACTTAATGAGGGTGCTTCGACACCGTCTCAATCGATCTTTTGGACTACCAGCACCTGCGCCATTGCTTGAATTAGGAGCATTATTCTTGAGAACAGAAACAGAATTAATACTAAAAAGTCGCTGGGTGCTGCCTGAACGTCTATTACAGGCTGGATATGCCTTCCGTTATCCAACAATCGAAGCGACGATTCAGGATGTTGTCTGA